From the Streptomyces sp. NBC_00390 genome, the window CCGCACGCCACGGTCACGGTGCACCATGACATCGCCCATGTACGGATCATCCTGGACCTCGACTACCCCTCGGACATCGGCGGCCAGTGCGGTGCGGTGCGTCGGCGAGTCACCGAGCGGGTAAAGGCGTTGGCGGGGATGGAGGTACCCGAGGTGGCGGTGCAGGTGGAGCAACTGCACTCCGTCCACTCGCGTGCGGCGCAGGGGAGGATCCGATGACCGAGTCCGAGTCCGAGGCCCAAAAACCCAGACCACCGGTGCTGGAGCTGGACCAGTCGGCGTCCGCGGCGGCGTACGAGCCGGCCTCTTCGGCGGAGCAGGGAGAGGGCGGGAGGGCGGGCCGTTTCTGGTCCGTGCGCCGGGTGCCGGCCGGGCTGCTCGCGCTGGTGGTGCTCGGGGCGTCGGCCCTGACGCTGTACGACGTCGCGGCGGTGCGCGCCGACCGGCCCGCCATGCAGTGGCGGCGCACCCTGGCGCACGACCTCGATACATGGCGTCCGGACGAGGTGGGGGTGCTGGCGGTGTCCGCCGCCGCGGTGCTCATCGGTATCTGGCTGATCGTCCTCGCCGTCACGCCGGGGCTGCGCGCGCTGCTCCCCATGCGCCGCGAGCATCCGCATGTCCGGGCCGCCCTCGAACGGGAGGCGGCGGCCTTTGCGCTGCGCGACCGGGCGATGGAGGTCTCCGGGGTGCAGTCCGTACGGGTACGGGTGGGGCGTTCGAGGGCGCGGGTGCGGGCGATGTCGCACTTCCGGGAACTCGACGACGTACGGGCCGACCTGGACAGTGCGCTGGGCGTCGGCCTGAAGGACCTCGGCCTCGCCGCACCGCTCGCGCTGACCGTGCATGTCGTGCGGCCCTCGGCCAGGAAGCGGTGAGGCCGATGCTCCGGGTGGTCAACCGTGTGCTGGTCGGTCTCGCCGGCCTGGCGCTGGTCTGTGTGGGAGGTGCCGTTCTGGCAGCCGGGACGGGGCTCCCGGTGCCGTCCTGGTGGCCATGGGACGGGCCCGACGACGTCCTGCTGAGCGACGCGGACCGCGCCCGGTGGCGGGACGAGGGCTGGTGGTGGCCGGTCGCCATCGCGGTGCTGGCGGTGGTGGTGCTGCTGACGCTGTGGTGGCTGCTCGCCCAGCTGCGCCGCGCCCGGCTGGCGGAGGTGCTCGTGGACAGCGGGGACGGTGAGGGAGCGCTGCTGCGGGCCCGGGCACTCGAGGGCGTCCTCACGGGCGAGGCGGAGGCCCTGGACGGCGTGTCGAGGGCCCACGTCAGGCTGACAGGCCGCCGCAGTACGCCCGAGGCGCGCGTGTCCCTGCTCCTGGAGCCGTACGCGGCTCCGGGCGAAACGCTGTCACACCTCACTGACGAGGCGATCGGCCACGCAAGGGACTCGGCGGGGCTGGCGTCGTTGCCGGCGGAGGTGAGGATGGGGGCGACGAAGCACAAGGCACGGCGGGTGAGTTGACCCCCGCCCTGCCCGGACCGGCGCGCAGGGGAGGCCGTGGGGTGCCCCCGGCGGCGGTACCCCAGCCGTCGCCGATGGGTTGCCCGGCCGGCCACGTGCCCCCGGCATCGGCGCGACGTGCCCCCGTCCGGCGTCAGAAGCCGTGGCGGGCGCCGCCGTCCACCGGGAGCATGATCCCTGTCAGGTAGGACGCCGCAGGGGAGAGCAGGAAGGCCGCCGCCGCACCGAACTCGTCGGGGGTGCCGTAGCGGCGCAGCGGGATGCGGGATTCGTTCATCGAGCGCGCCGCCTCCGCGTCACCGGAGAGTGCGTCGAGCTCGCGCACCCGGTCCGTGTCGATGCGGGCCGGGAGCAGTCCCACCACACGGATACCGCGGGGGCCCAGCTCGTCCGCGAGGGACTTGGCGAAGCCGGCCAGACCGGGGCGCAGGCCGTTGGAGACGGTCAGTCCCGGGATGGGTTCGTGCACCGAGCCGGAGAGGACGAAGCCGATGACGCCGCCTTCGCCCAGTTCCGCCGCGGCCGTCCGTGCCAGCCGCACCGCGCCGAGGAAGACCGACTCGAAAGCCGTCCGCCACTGGTCGTCCGTGTTGTCCGCGGCGAAGCCCGGCGGCGGGCCGCCCACGCTGATCAGAATGCCGTCGAGGCCGCCGAAGTGCGCGCGCGCCGCGGCGACGAGGCGTTCGGCCCCGGCCGGGTCGGCGTTGTCGCAGGCCACGCCCACCGCGTTCGGCCCGAGTTCGGTGGCGGCGTCCGCGACCGTCTTCGCGTCCCTCCCCGTGATGACAACCTTCGCACCGTCCGTGACGAGCGCCCGCGCCGCGGCGTTGCCCAGCCCCCGCGACGCGCCGGTGACGATGTAGACGCGGTCCTTCAGTCCAAGATCCATGGTCCCTATCCTGCCGTCCGGTCGGCGCCGAGCGCGAGGGCGGTGTTCACCAGGCCGATGTGGCTGAACGCCTGCGGGTAGTTCCCGAGCTGCCGCCCGGCCCTCGCGTCGTACTCCTCCGACAGCAGCCCGACGTCGTTGCGGAGCGCGAGCAGCCGCTCGAACAGGTCCCGGGCCTCGTCCACCCGGCCCGTCACCATCAGCGCGTCCGCGAGCCAGAACGAGCAGACCACGAACTCCCCTTCGTGCCCCGGCAATCCGTCGACGTCGGCGGCGCCCCTGCTGTAGCGGCGCACCAGCGGACCGGTGCCAAGCTCCGCCCGTACCGCGTCCACCGTGCCGATCACCCGCGGGTCGTCCGGAGGCAGGAACCCCACCCGCGGTATCAGCAGCACCGCGGCGTCGAGCTCCTTCGAGCCGTACGACTGGGTGAAGGTGCCCCGCTGCGGGTCGAAGCCCTTCTCGCACACCTCCCGGTGCACCTCGTCCCGCATCGCCCGCCAGCGCGCCGCGTCGCCGTTCAGCTGGGGAAACTCCTCCAGCGTGCGCACGGCGCGGTCCGCCGCGACCCACGCCATCACCTTGGAGTGCACGAAGTGCCGCCGCGGCCCGCGTACTTCCCACAGCCCCTCGTCCGGTTGGCGCCACGTCGACTCCAGGAAGCCCATCAGGCTCAACTGGATGTTCCACGCGTGGCCTTCCGCCGTCAGCCCCGCCTGCCGTCCCAGATAGAGCGAGTCCATGACCTCGCCGTACACATCGAGCTGCAGCTGGTTCACCGCGTCGTTGCCGATACGGACCGGCGCCGAGCCCGCGTAGCCGCCGAGCCAGGGCAGCACCGTCTCCGGCAGCCGGCGCTCACCTGCCACCCCGTACATGACCTGGAGATCGGCCGGATCCCCGGCCACCGCCCGCAGCAGCCAGTCCCGCCAGGCCGCGGCCTCTTCCACATGTCCCGCCGACAGGAGCGCGCCGAGTGTGAGTGTGGAGTCGCGCAGCCAGCAGTAGCGGTAGTCCCAGTTGCGCACCCCGCCGATGTCCTCCGGCAGCGATGTGGTGGGCGCGGCGACGATGCCCCCGGTCGGCGCGTACGTCAGCCCCTTCAGCGTGATCAGGGAGCGCATGACGGCCTCGCGGTACGGACCCGTGTAGCGGCAGCCCGCCGACCACTCGTGCCAGTCGGCGAGGCACTGGTCCAGGGCCTTGTGCGGGTCGATGAGTCCGGGTGCCGGCATGTGCGAGGGATGCCAGGTCATGACGAACGCCACCCGCTCGCCCGGTCCGACGGTGAACGACGAGCAGGTGCTGAACTGCTGACCCCATGTCTTGACCTCGGGCTCGCTGCGCAGCCAGACCGAGTCGGGGCCCGCCACCGCCACCCGGTGTCCGTCCGTGCGCCGCACCCACGGCACCACCGAGCCGTAGTCGAAGCGCAGTCGCAGCGTGGAGCTCATCTCGACCGAGCCGCTGACCCCTTCCACGATGC encodes:
- a CDS encoding DUF6286 domain-containing protein, giving the protein MTESESEAQKPRPPVLELDQSASAAAYEPASSAEQGEGGRAGRFWSVRRVPAGLLALVVLGASALTLYDVAAVRADRPAMQWRRTLAHDLDTWRPDEVGVLAVSAAAVLIGIWLIVLAVTPGLRALLPMRREHPHVRAALEREAAAFALRDRAMEVSGVQSVRVRVGRSRARVRAMSHFRELDDVRADLDSALGVGLKDLGLAAPLALTVHVVRPSARKR
- the amaP gene encoding alkaline shock response membrane anchor protein AmaP; this encodes MLRVVNRVLVGLAGLALVCVGGAVLAAGTGLPVPSWWPWDGPDDVLLSDADRARWRDEGWWWPVAIAVLAVVVLLTLWWLLAQLRRARLAEVLVDSGDGEGALLRARALEGVLTGEAEALDGVSRAHVRLTGRRSTPEARVSLLLEPYAAPGETLSHLTDEAIGHARDSAGLASLPAEVRMGATKHKARRVS
- a CDS encoding SDR family oxidoreductase, which translates into the protein MDLGLKDRVYIVTGASRGLGNAAARALVTDGAKVVITGRDAKTVADAATELGPNAVGVACDNADPAGAERLVAAARAHFGGLDGILISVGGPPPGFAADNTDDQWRTAFESVFLGAVRLARTAAAELGEGGVIGFVLSGSVHEPIPGLTVSNGLRPGLAGFAKSLADELGPRGIRVVGLLPARIDTDRVRELDALSGDAEAARSMNESRIPLRRYGTPDEFGAAAAFLLSPAASYLTGIMLPVDGGARHGF
- a CDS encoding glycoside hydrolase family 15 protein, producing MTQRIEDYALIGDLQTAALVGRDGSVDWLCLPRFDSPACFAALIGGEDNGHWRIAPKGAKACTRRGYVGDSLVLESVWETRTGTVKVIDFMPQRDKAPDVVRIVEGVSGSVEMSSTLRLRFDYGSVVPWVRRTDGHRVAVAGPDSVWLRSEPEVKTWGQQFSTCSSFTVGPGERVAFVMTWHPSHMPAPGLIDPHKALDQCLADWHEWSAGCRYTGPYREAVMRSLITLKGLTYAPTGGIVAAPTTSLPEDIGGVRNWDYRYCWLRDSTLTLGALLSAGHVEEAAAWRDWLLRAVAGDPADLQVMYGVAGERRLPETVLPWLGGYAGSAPVRIGNDAVNQLQLDVYGEVMDSLYLGRQAGLTAEGHAWNIQLSLMGFLESTWRQPDEGLWEVRGPRRHFVHSKVMAWVAADRAVRTLEEFPQLNGDAARWRAMRDEVHREVCEKGFDPQRGTFTQSYGSKELDAAVLLIPRVGFLPPDDPRVIGTVDAVRAELGTGPLVRRYSRGAADVDGLPGHEGEFVVCSFWLADALMVTGRVDEARDLFERLLALRNDVGLLSEEYDARAGRQLGNYPQAFSHIGLVNTALALGADRTAG